Proteins encoded within one genomic window of Bradyrhizobium sp. 186:
- the murA gene encoding UDP-N-acetylglucosamine 1-carboxyvinyltransferase: MAPIQYIVEGGHRLSGSIEPSGNKNSALPIIAAALLTEHPVTLENVPRIRDTETLVELIRSVGASAEWTARNTLVIHAKSIRAADLDPELCVRIRASILLAGPLLARCGEVMLPPPGGDVIGRRRLDTHMLALEQLGAKVTATDRLEFRASKLTGADVFLDEPSVTATENALVAAVAADGTTFLRNAASEPHVQDLANFLVALGAKIEGIGTNTMIVHGPATLGAATYSIQPDHIEVGSLIGLAAVTRSPLRIVRAGVEHLRSVRMGFERLGIVCRVEGDDLIVPSNQTLKIQDDFGGHVPKLEDQPWPAFPADLMSIAIVTATQCEGVILMFEKMFESRMFFVDKLIAMGARIVLCDPHRAIIAGPSRLRGAPMTSPDIRAGMAMLLAAVCAEGTSTINNADQIERGYERIEERLNALGAKIKRVPERKS, translated from the coding sequence GTGGCGCCCATCCAATATATCGTCGAGGGCGGTCATCGGCTCTCGGGCTCGATCGAGCCGTCCGGCAACAAGAATTCGGCGCTGCCGATCATCGCGGCCGCGCTGCTCACCGAGCACCCCGTGACGCTCGAGAACGTGCCGCGCATCCGCGACACTGAGACGCTGGTGGAGCTGATCCGCTCGGTCGGCGCGTCGGCCGAATGGACCGCCCGCAATACGCTTGTCATTCACGCCAAGAGCATCCGCGCCGCCGATCTCGATCCCGAGCTCTGCGTCCGCATCCGCGCCTCGATCCTGCTCGCGGGCCCCCTGCTCGCCCGCTGCGGCGAGGTGATGCTGCCGCCGCCCGGCGGCGACGTCATCGGCCGCCGCCGTCTGGACACGCATATGCTGGCGCTGGAACAGCTCGGCGCCAAGGTCACCGCGACCGACCGGCTGGAATTCCGCGCTTCGAAACTCACCGGCGCCGACGTGTTCCTGGACGAGCCCAGCGTCACCGCGACCGAGAACGCACTGGTCGCGGCCGTGGCCGCCGACGGCACCACGTTCCTGCGCAACGCGGCCTCCGAGCCGCATGTGCAGGACCTCGCCAACTTTCTGGTCGCGCTCGGTGCGAAGATCGAAGGCATCGGCACCAACACCATGATCGTGCATGGACCGGCGACGCTGGGAGCAGCGACTTACTCCATTCAGCCTGATCATATCGAGGTCGGCTCGCTGATCGGCTTGGCTGCCGTGACCCGCTCGCCCTTGCGCATCGTGCGCGCCGGCGTCGAGCATCTGCGCTCGGTCCGCATGGGATTCGAGCGGCTCGGCATCGTCTGCCGCGTCGAGGGCGACGACCTCATCGTGCCCTCGAACCAGACGCTGAAGATCCAGGACGACTTTGGCGGCCACGTGCCGAAGCTGGAGGACCAGCCCTGGCCGGCCTTCCCCGCCGACCTGATGTCGATCGCGATCGTCACCGCCACGCAATGCGAGGGCGTAATCCTGATGTTCGAGAAGATGTTCGAATCGCGGATGTTCTTCGTCGACAAGCTGATCGCGATGGGCGCCCGCATCGTGTTGTGCGACCCGCACCGCGCCATCATCGCGGGTCCCAGCCGCCTGCGCGGCGCGCCGATGACCTCGCCCGACATCCGCGCCGGCATGGCGATGCTGCTTGCCGCCGTTTGCGCCGAGGGTACGTCCACGATCAACAACGCCGACCAGATCGAGCGCGGCTACGAGCGCATCGAGGAACGGCTGAACGCGCTGGGCGCGAAGATCAAGCGCGTGCCCGAGCGGAAGAGCTGA